A region from the Candidatus Melainabacteria bacterium genome encodes:
- a CDS encoding prepilin-type N-terminal cleavage/methylation domain-containing protein yields the protein MRNQFGQSLIELMVSVVIITTALSGIIAIFPYIIQKNVRIQMQNQAVNLAQNEWERLKSLSYYDQELDALGSTDGMTVVKNVKDFLVRVTVKYIDPKTVGRPENYPVNISEDTGLKEVTISVKRKDNIGAQTNIITYFSKAKPGKG from the coding sequence ATGCGTAATCAATTTGGCCAATCATTAATTGAACTTATGGTAAGCGTAGTGATTATTACTACTGCTTTATCTGGAATTATTGCAATATTTCCATACATTATTCAAAAAAATGTCAGGATTCAAATGCAAAACCAGGCAGTTAATCTAGCTCAAAACGAATGGGAAAGGTTAAAGTCACTAAGCTATTATGATCAAGAACTTGACGCACTAGGCAGTACAGATGGTATGACAGTCGTTAAAAATGTTAAAGATTTTTTAGTAAGAGTTACTGTTAAGTATATTGATCCAAAAACTGTGGGGAGGCCTGAAAACTATCCAGTTAACATATCTGAAGATACTGGACTTAAAGAAGTAACTATAAGTGTTAAAAGAAAAGACAATATTGGAGCACAAACTAATATCATCACTTATTTTTCAAAAGCAAAACCAGGCAAGGGTTAG
- the yidC gene encoding membrane protein insertase YidC has translation MDFSLITYHFILPMLDFFNRTLGSYGWAIIAVTILVKIILYPLTKQQTESMRKMQALQPKIKILQDRFNQQKERYKDKPGKLKEVQAAFQKDMMEFYQTNKVNPLGGCFPMLFQLPILIALFWAFNGSPFKPVAITVPVEILNKDQTLNEQIKGSSTPTIFVGKKGEKGRLVLNPGPVRIPANKEITYSIFKLEGNINGITENIQWQLSDRPYYTPGYTAKDLNSFAEIKVKPDNNVTLKTKQPTKVYLQAILPGSSEKDNFLFISGLGKTGAVDPISGKLNMDIIILVFLFVVTIWLSGKVTAKSSPPPIDLKQAEMQKTMQKIMPSMVGVMTLMFPVPAGVLLYFVVSGFIQALQTWMVMRT, from the coding sequence ATGGATTTTAGTTTAATAACATATCACTTTATTTTGCCAATGCTTGATTTTTTCAATCGTACTTTAGGGAGTTACGGCTGGGCAATTATTGCAGTAACAATACTTGTAAAAATTATTCTTTATCCACTTACAAAACAACAAACTGAATCAATGCGAAAAATGCAAGCACTTCAGCCTAAAATAAAAATTCTTCAGGACAGATTTAACCAACAAAAAGAAAGATATAAAGATAAGCCAGGGAAATTAAAAGAAGTACAAGCTGCATTTCAAAAAGATATGATGGAATTTTATCAAACTAATAAAGTAAATCCTCTTGGTGGTTGTTTCCCAATGTTATTTCAGCTCCCAATTTTAATTGCTCTTTTTTGGGCTTTCAATGGTTCTCCATTTAAACCAGTTGCAATAACTGTACCAGTAGAAATTTTAAACAAAGATCAAACATTAAATGAACAAATAAAAGGTTCATCTACACCAACTATTTTTGTTGGTAAGAAAGGAGAAAAAGGAAGATTAGTTTTAAACCCTGGTCCTGTAAGGATTCCAGCTAATAAAGAAATTACATACAGTATTTTTAAGCTTGAAGGAAATATAAATGGGATTACAGAAAACATTCAGTGGCAACTTTCTGACAGGCCATACTATACACCAGGATATACAGCAAAAGACTTAAACTCTTTTGCTGAAATTAAAGTAAAGCCTGATAATAACGTTACTTTAAAAACAAAGCAACCTACAAAAGTTTACTTACAAGCAATCTTACCTGGCAGTTCTGAAAAAGATAATTTCTTGTTTATAAGTGGACTTGGAAAAACTGGGGCAGTTGATCCAATAAGTGGAAAACTAAACATGGATATAATAATTTTAGTTTTTTTGTTTGTAGTAACAATCTGGCTTTCTGGAAAAGTTACTGCAAAATCTTCACCACCTCCAATAGATTTAAAACAAGCTGAGATGCAAAAAACAATGCAAAAAATAATGCCGTCCATGGTAGGTGTAATGACTTTAATGTTTCCTGTCCCTGCAGGGGTACTTTTATATTTTGTAGTAAGTGGTTTTATTCAAGCATTGCAAACATGGATGGTAATGAGAACATAA
- the yidD gene encoding membrane protein insertion efficiency factor YidD yields the protein MALPFSTNLWQKTRFLRSLFGFFECRFYPSCSDYFLESIQKHGLFIGLALSVKRILRCHPLCEGGIDEVPRFRGYKVSRLQGYEVARLIHGF from the coding sequence ATGGCCCTTCCTTTTTCAACCAACTTATGGCAAAAGACAAGATTTTTAAGATCTTTATTTGGCTTTTTTGAATGTCGTTTTTATCCAAGTTGTTCTGATTATTTTTTAGAATCAATTCAAAAACATGGCCTGTTTATTGGCCTTGCTCTCTCAGTTAAAAGGATTTTAAGATGTCATCCATTATGTGAAGGAGGGATAGACGAAGTACCGAGGTTTCGAGGTTACAAGGTTTCGAGGTTACAAGGTTATGAGGTTGCGAGGTTAATTCATGGATTTTAG
- the rnpA gene encoding ribonuclease P protein component: MLPKSERLKDRSLFNFIFNPRNKMKRRLSSNLLSLYYLFKRKDINKLPKAAFIVGLKVDKRATKRNLIKRRMRAAYQLIKNTFLLQNKTIPNVLIWIANPGIKNSTFMQIRDTMEDLLRKIN, translated from the coding sequence ATGCTACCTAAATCTGAAAGACTAAAAGATAGAAGTCTTTTTAATTTTATTTTTAATCCTAGGAATAAAATGAAACGAAGGCTAAGTTCTAATTTATTAAGTCTTTATTATTTATTTAAGAGAAAAGATATTAACAAGTTACCTAAAGCTGCTTTTATTGTAGGTTTAAAAGTAGACAAAAGAGCAACTAAAAGAAATTTAATAAAAAGAAGAATGAGAGCTGCATATCAATTAATTAAAAACACATTTCTTTTACAAAATAAAACCATTCCAAATGTTTTGATATGGATAGCAAATCCAGGCATAAAGAATTCTACCTTCATGCAAATAAGAGATACAATGGAAGACTTGTTAAGAAAAATTAATTAG
- the rpmH gene encoding 50S ribosomal protein L34, which produces MKRTLGGSKRKKIKTSGFRARLKTKAGRNVLKRRRLKGRKRLAIS; this is translated from the coding sequence ATGAAACGAACTTTAGGTGGATCAAAAAGAAAAAAAATTAAAACTAGTGGTTTTAGGGCAAGATTAAAAACCAAAGCAGGTAGAAACGTATTAAAAAGAAGAAGGTTAAAAGGTCGCAAGAGACTTGCAATAAGTTAA
- the dnaA gene encoding chromosomal replication initiator protein DnaA, with amino-acid sequence MNYDVEKIWQDVQVHLSKEIKGPSFQTWIKPSKLIELKEDKATLAVKNEFNKNFLKQCYIDKISYCIEKTIKRKITLEIVVKSDLKISEFVSSIANLKEVEIQPLALSPQSATNLNPSYTFENFVVGPCNQFCHAAALAIAETQGELYNPLFIYSGVGLGKTHLVHAIANYAMSENKNAHVKYTSSESFTNELIQSIRTNSMSGFREKFRHVDILMIDDVQFLAGKEATQEEFFHTFNTLKENGKQVILTADRPPSSLSSIADRLRSRFEGGLIANIQFPDLETRTAIILLKAERLNINLQMDVAEYIATMYSNNIRELEGVLKRVHAYFSFTQEEINLKNVQRVLSSNHSSCNKPSPETMLKIVASFYNISSDDLISLKRSSDLTLPRHIAIYLLHNSGLSFPRIGELLSKRTHSSAIYAYKQIKKKLEQDKVLSENVNSLMGLIERRR; translated from the coding sequence ATGAATTATGATGTTGAAAAAATTTGGCAAGATGTTCAAGTCCATCTTTCTAAGGAAATAAAAGGCCCAAGCTTTCAAACTTGGATAAAGCCTTCTAAGCTCATTGAGCTAAAAGAAGATAAAGCTACTCTTGCAGTAAAAAATGAATTTAATAAGAACTTTCTCAAACAATGCTACATAGATAAGATTTCATATTGCATTGAAAAAACAATTAAAAGGAAAATCACATTAGAAATTGTTGTTAAAAGTGATTTAAAGATAAGTGAGTTTGTTTCATCAATTGCAAATTTAAAAGAAGTAGAAATTCAACCCTTGGCCCTCAGCCCTCAGTCCGCAACAAATTTAAATCCTTCTTATACTTTTGAAAATTTTGTTGTTGGGCCATGTAATCAGTTTTGTCATGCTGCTGCACTTGCTATTGCTGAAACACAAGGGGAGTTATATAACCCATTATTTATTTATAGTGGAGTTGGCCTTGGAAAAACTCATTTAGTACATGCAATTGCAAACTATGCAATGAGTGAAAATAAGAATGCTCATGTAAAATATACAAGCTCTGAATCTTTTACAAATGAGTTGATCCAATCTATAAGAACCAATTCAATGTCTGGGTTTAGAGAAAAATTCAGGCACGTGGATATTTTAATGATTGACGATGTTCAGTTTTTAGCTGGAAAGGAAGCAACTCAGGAAGAATTTTTTCATACATTTAATACACTCAAAGAAAATGGCAAGCAAGTAATTCTAACTGCAGACAGGCCTCCAAGCTCTTTGTCTTCTATTGCTGACAGACTAAGAAGTCGGTTTGAAGGCGGGTTAATTGCAAATATTCAATTTCCTGATCTTGAAACCAGAACGGCCATCATTCTTTTAAAAGCTGAACGTTTAAATATTAATTTGCAAATGGATGTTGCAGAGTATATTGCGACTATGTATTCAAATAATATAAGAGAACTTGAAGGTGTATTAAAGAGAGTTCATGCATATTTTTCTTTTACTCAAGAAGAAATAAATTTAAAAAATGTTCAAAGAGTTTTATCGTCAAATCATTCCTCTTGTAATAAACCATCTCCAGAAACCATGCTTAAGATTGTTGCCTCTTTTTACAATATTTCCTCTGACGATTTAATTAGTTTAAAAAGGTCTTCTGATTTAACATTGCCAAGACATATTGCTATTTATCTCTTACATAATTCAGGGTTAAGTTTTCCAAGAATTGGAGAATTATTATCTAAGAGGACTCATAGTTCTGCAATTTATGCTTATAAACAAATTAAGAAAAAACTTGAGCAAGACAAAGTGCTTTCCGAAAATGTTAATTCTTTAATGGGATTAATTGAAAGAAGAAGATAA
- a CDS encoding aldehyde dehydrogenase family protein has product MATKQLELHQSVVKFLSSAPKKMLIGGEFVSAKSGKTFDTINPATGEVIVKVCEASSEDIDKAVKAARKAFEGEWKKVTPYQRQQLLLKLADLVEKNSEELAQLETLDNGKPINESRAVDVPFTVEHFRYYAGWATKIHGETLPVSCGNYFTYTLREPVGVVGQIIPWNFPLLMAAWKIAAAIACGNCVVLKPAEQTPLTALRLGELIMEAGFPAGVINICPGFGPTAGAALSSHIDVDKVAFTGEYTTGREIIKASAGNLKRVSLELGGKSPNIVFMDSDLEGALRGCMGSVFFNQGQVCCAGTRLFIEKPIYEDFVSKLSDRARKIKLGPGLSEETQMGPLVSEDQLKRVTGYLDIGKKEGAKAVCGGERAKDGDLQRGYFVEPTIFANVNNKMRIAQEEIFGPVVSAIPFKDVNDAVFQGNETTYGLASGVWTKDIKKAHAVARALKAGTVWVNCYNIFDPATPFGGYKQSGFGREGGLHALELYTQVKSVFVNLD; this is encoded by the coding sequence ATGGCAACAAAACAATTAGAGTTACATCAATCAGTAGTAAAGTTTTTAAGTTCTGCACCAAAAAAAATGTTAATTGGTGGTGAGTTTGTAAGTGCTAAATCTGGAAAAACTTTTGACACAATTAATCCTGCAACAGGTGAAGTAATTGTAAAAGTTTGTGAGGCTTCTAGTGAAGATATTGATAAGGCAGTTAAGGCTGCAAGAAAAGCATTTGAAGGAGAGTGGAAAAAAGTTACTCCATATCAAAGGCAACAGCTTTTACTTAAGCTTGCAGATTTAGTTGAAAAAAATTCAGAAGAGCTTGCACAACTTGAAACCTTGGATAATGGAAAACCAATTAATGAATCAAGAGCAGTAGACGTTCCATTTACTGTAGAACATTTTAGATATTATGCTGGCTGGGCTACAAAAATACATGGTGAGACACTTCCAGTCTCATGTGGGAATTATTTTACTTATACCTTACGTGAGCCCGTTGGTGTAGTTGGCCAAATTATTCCATGGAACTTTCCTCTTCTTATGGCAGCATGGAAAATTGCAGCAGCAATTGCTTGTGGGAATTGTGTAGTATTAAAACCTGCAGAACAAACACCACTTACTGCTCTTAGGCTTGGTGAACTTATTATGGAAGCAGGATTTCCAGCTGGTGTTATAAATATTTGTCCAGGCTTTGGGCCTACTGCTGGTGCTGCTTTATCAAGTCACATAGATGTAGATAAAGTAGCCTTTACAGGAGAATATACTACAGGCCGGGAAATTATAAAAGCTTCAGCAGGAAACTTAAAAAGAGTTTCACTTGAACTTGGAGGGAAATCACCAAACATTGTTTTTATGGATAGTGATCTTGAAGGTGCATTAAGAGGATGTATGGGAAGTGTATTTTTTAATCAAGGTCAGGTTTGTTGTGCTGGTACTAGGCTTTTTATAGAAAAACCAATCTATGAAGACTTTGTATCAAAGCTTTCAGACAGAGCAAGAAAAATAAAACTTGGTCCTGGCTTAAGTGAAGAAACTCAAATGGGGCCACTTGTTAGTGAAGACCAGTTAAAAAGAGTAACTGGATATCTGGATATTGGTAAAAAAGAAGGAGCAAAAGCAGTATGTGGTGGTGAAAGAGCAAAAGATGGTGACTTACAAAGAGGATATTTTGTAGAGCCAACTATTTTTGCAAATGTTAACAATAAAATGAGAATTGCACAAGAAGAAATTTTTGGACCTGTTGTAAGTGCAATTCCATTTAAAGATGTTAATGATGCAGTGTTTCAAGGGAATGAAACTACATACGGCCTTGCTAGCGGTGTATGGACAAAGGACATTAAAAAAGCACATGCAGTTGCAAGAGCATTAAAAGCAGGGACAGTTTGGGTAAATTGTTACAATATCTTTGATCCAGCTACACCATTTGGAGGCTACAAACAAAGCGGGTTTGGACGTGAAGGTGGACTACATGCGCTAGAACTTTATACACAAGTAAAAAGTGTGTTTGTAAATTTAGATTAG
- a CDS encoding patatin-like phospholipase family protein — translation MQTFNLVLSGGGVRSYAHLGVYKYCFENEIKFNEIIAVSGGSLIAPFIFLRKDPKDVINLFKEEKMHKKLFPFWFISDKFEFLFTEPTTIKIGEWIEKQFTKNELKEIELVSKLHIMATKSPRCGIKAMYTDMLKITDLKNSIAASCAISGIFKEHEVGNCTYIDGGHWNSCPIFFNFQDNFLSLLAISLGYVGLKENEGGKISKIIQGFEILSFARVQEDINRWKFEKDCKQRGDLFVINPAVWNVSSLDFNLKNWQIDEIINAGYLAARRILSEYKGASSNKNALI, via the coding sequence ATGCAAACATTTAATCTTGTCTTATCTGGTGGCGGAGTTAGATCTTATGCTCATTTAGGTGTTTATAAATATTGTTTTGAGAATGAAATAAAGTTTAATGAAATTATTGCAGTGTCAGGTGGTTCTTTAATAGCACCATTTATCTTTTTAAGAAAAGACCCTAAAGATGTAATTAATCTTTTTAAAGAAGAAAAAATGCATAAAAAGTTGTTCCCATTTTGGTTTATATCAGATAAGTTTGAATTTTTATTTACAGAACCTACAACAATAAAAATTGGGGAGTGGATAGAAAAACAATTTACAAAAAATGAACTAAAAGAAATTGAACTTGTTAGTAAATTACATATCATGGCAACCAAAAGCCCAAGATGTGGAATAAAAGCTATGTACACAGACATGTTAAAAATTACTGACTTAAAAAATTCAATTGCAGCAAGTTGTGCAATTAGTGGTATTTTTAAAGAACACGAGGTAGGCAACTGTACATATATTGACGGTGGACACTGGAATTCTTGTCCAATATTTTTTAATTTTCAAGACAACTTCCTTTCATTATTAGCTATTAGTCTTGGTTATGTTGGTTTAAAAGAAAACGAAGGTGGAAAAATATCAAAAATTATTCAAGGATTTGAAATCTTATCCTTTGCAAGAGTTCAAGAAGACATTAACAGATGGAAATTTGAAAAAGACTGCAAACAAAGAGGGGATTTATTTGTAATAAATCCAGCTGTATGGAATGTAAGCTCATTAGATTTTAATTTAAAAAACTGGCAAATCGACGAGATTATTAATGCTGGTTATCTTGCAGCAAGAAGAATACTTTCAGAATATAAGGGTGCATCAAGTAACAAAAATGCACTAATCTAA
- a CDS encoding YggU family protein produces the protein MNWYKKENNNLTLNIYVIPRSSKLEIVGIYNDSLKIKLKSPPQDNAANEELVRFLAEKLKIPKSNIKIIKGHKQKRKTIIISSCKHLILSYLVAELDLMLI, from the coding sequence GTGAACTGGTATAAAAAAGAAAACAATAATCTAACGTTAAACATTTACGTTATTCCTCGCTCTTCAAAATTAGAAATTGTTGGCATATACAATGACTCACTAAAAATTAAATTAAAATCCCCTCCACAAGATAATGCTGCAAATGAAGAATTAGTTAGATTTTTAGCTGAAAAACTAAAAATACCAAAATCAAATATCAAGATTATTAAAGGGCATAAACAAAAAAGAAAAACAATTATAATATCTTCATGCAAACATTTAATCTTGTCTTATCTGGTGGCGGAGTTAGATCTTATGCTCATTTAG
- the murA gene encoding UDP-N-acetylglucosamine 1-carboxyvinyltransferase, which translates to MNEKLVITGEKKLSGEVIISGAKNAVLKQMAASLIFPGSVCITNVPRLTDVFSMVEVLEFLGAKIKFKGNSLEIDSSDISGSFAPHELVNKLRASFNVVGPLLARFKEARVALPGGCQIGTRRLDLHEKGLKALGAEVKLDQGYMLAKAGKLTGARIYLDLPSNGATENIMLASIFAEGETIIENAACDPEIVDLACFLNSMGANIHGAGTHQMTIAGIKQKDLHSTEYVPLSDRLEAGTYLIAAIATGGEVIIRNIDPEHIQATTSKLQEAGVTIEVLDNRVVKGKASYGRLHPVSISTGWYPGFPTDMQALITVPLTVAVGTSTIKETIYEERFSHVNELVRMGADIKVSNNVAVINGVEKLSGTKITAQDIRGGAGLVVAGLIASGKTEITGLSHIDRGYESMDQKLCSLGAKITRTKNISGETIEENIPVEQKTKS; encoded by the coding sequence ATGAACGAGAAATTAGTCATAACTGGTGAAAAAAAATTATCTGGGGAAGTCATAATCTCTGGAGCAAAAAATGCTGTTTTAAAACAAATGGCAGCTTCATTAATTTTTCCAGGCTCTGTTTGTATAACTAATGTACCAAGACTAACTGATGTGTTTAGTATGGTTGAAGTACTAGAGTTCTTAGGAGCAAAAATAAAATTTAAAGGTAACTCATTAGAAATTGATAGTTCTGATATTTCAGGATCATTTGCACCACATGAATTAGTAAACAAACTTAGAGCTTCATTTAATGTAGTAGGTCCATTACTTGCTAGATTTAAAGAAGCAAGAGTTGCACTTCCTGGAGGATGTCAAATTGGAACTAGAAGATTAGATCTTCATGAAAAAGGTTTAAAAGCATTAGGTGCTGAAGTAAAACTAGATCAAGGTTATATGCTTGCAAAAGCAGGTAAGTTAACTGGTGCAAGAATTTATTTAGATTTACCAAGTAATGGCGCTACTGAAAATATAATGTTAGCTAGCATTTTTGCTGAAGGTGAAACAATAATTGAAAATGCTGCTTGTGATCCTGAGATTGTTGATCTTGCTTGTTTCTTAAATTCAATGGGAGCAAATATCCATGGGGCTGGTACTCATCAGATGACAATTGCAGGAATTAAGCAAAAAGATTTACATTCAACAGAATATGTACCTCTTAGCGACAGATTAGAAGCAGGGACTTATCTAATTGCAGCTATTGCTACTGGAGGAGAAGTTATTATAAGAAATATAGATCCAGAGCATATACAAGCTACAACAAGTAAACTTCAAGAAGCAGGAGTAACAATTGAAGTACTTGACAATAGAGTAGTAAAAGGCAAAGCATCTTATGGTAGACTGCATCCTGTAAGCATAAGCACAGGATGGTATCCTGGATTTCCTACTGACATGCAAGCATTAATTACAGTGCCACTTACAGTTGCAGTTGGTACAAGCACAATTAAAGAAACAATTTATGAAGAACGTTTTTCACATGTAAATGAATTAGTAAGAATGGGAGCAGATATAAAAGTAAGTAACAATGTTGCAGTAATAAATGGTGTAGAAAAATTAAGTGGTACAAAAATAACTGCTCAAGATATTCGTGGTGGGGCTGGATTAGTTGTTGCAGGATTAATTGCTAGTGGAAAAACAGAAATTACTGGCTTATCACATATTGATCGTGGCTACGAATCCATGGATCAAAAACTTTGTTCATTAGGAGCAAAAATTACAAGAACAAAAAATATTTCTGGTGAAACAATTGAAGAAAATATACCAGTGGAACAAAAAACAAAAAGTTAA
- a CDS encoding UbiD family decarboxylase, with amino-acid sequence MYKDLRTFIRKLEECSELIRVTAPVNPYLEISEITNRVSKANQDKNKALLFENVLGCQIPVLINALGSYKRMYLALGVNSFKEIAERIEKFLDKKIPDSFLGKLGMLPKLVEIASFPPRIVSNGPCQEIVITSPKEPMLDKLPIITAWPQDVAPFITMTVVVTKDPITGIRNAGMYRLQKLDNCTTCMHWHKHHDGGQNYIETIDYRPETKDLASVLELRARMTDRLGQEVERDGETAIKLQEKTLKPRKMEVAVAIGCDPAIMYAASAPLPHGVDEFLFAGFLRSAPVELVKCKTVDLEVPGASEIILEGYVDLDELTVEGPFGDHTGFYSQPALFPKFHITAMTHRKDPIYTTTIVGKPPMEDCYMGKATEQIFLPLIKVFLPEVVDLNFPLEGVFHNCAIVSIKKKYPAHAKKVINAIWGLGQMMFTKYVIVVDHDIDVHNISEVAFHVFANTDPKRDSLFTEGPADILDHAPNKIAMSGKMGLDATRKLASEGYERQWPCEMLMDKATKELVSRRWKEYGL; translated from the coding sequence ATGTACAAAGATCTAAGAACATTTATAAGAAAACTTGAAGAATGTAGTGAACTTATAAGAGTAACTGCACCAGTAAATCCCTATCTTGAGATTTCTGAAATAACTAACAGAGTTTCAAAAGCAAACCAGGACAAAAATAAAGCCTTACTATTTGAAAATGTTTTAGGGTGTCAGATTCCAGTTCTTATTAATGCCTTAGGTTCTTATAAAAGAATGTACTTAGCATTAGGTGTTAATTCATTTAAAGAGATTGCAGAGAGGATTGAAAAGTTCCTAGATAAAAAGATCCCTGATAGCTTTTTAGGTAAGTTAGGGATGCTACCAAAACTTGTTGAGATAGCTTCTTTCCCTCCACGTATTGTAAGTAATGGCCCTTGCCAAGAGATAGTGATAACTTCTCCAAAAGAACCCATGCTAGATAAGTTACCCATCATTACTGCATGGCCTCAGGACGTGGCTCCTTTTATTACTATGACAGTTGTTGTAACAAAAGATCCTATAACAGGTATACGTAATGCAGGAATGTATCGCCTGCAAAAATTGGACAATTGTACTACTTGTATGCATTGGCATAAGCATCATGATGGAGGTCAGAACTATATTGAGACTATAGACTATAGACCAGAGACCAAAGACCTTGCTTCTGTTTTGGAATTGAGAGCAAGGATGACAGATAGATTAGGACAAGAAGTAGAACGAGACGGCGAGACAGCTATAAAGCTTCAAGAAAAAACCTTGAAACCTCGCAAGATGGAAGTTGCTGTTGCAATTGGCTGTGATCCAGCTATTATGTATGCAGCAAGTGCTCCACTTCCACATGGAGTTGATGAGTTTTTATTTGCTGGTTTTTTAAGAAGTGCACCAGTTGAGCTTGTTAAATGTAAAACAGTAGATCTTGAAGTACCGGGGGCAAGTGAAATTATACTTGAGGGTTATGTTGATTTAGATGAGCTTACCGTAGAGGGGCCATTTGGAGATCATACTGGTTTTTATAGCCAGCCAGCTTTATTCCCGAAGTTTCACATTACTGCAATGACTCACAGAAAAGATCCAATTTATACTACAACTATTGTTGGCAAGCCACCAATGGAAGATTGTTATATGGGAAAAGCAACTGAACAAATATTTTTGCCGCTCATTAAAGTTTTTTTGCCAGAAGTTGTGGATTTAAATTTTCCACTTGAAGGAGTTTTTCATAATTGTGCAATAGTAAGTATAAAGAAAAAATATCCAGCTCATGCAAAAAAAGTTATAAATGCAATCTGGGGTTTAGGACAAATGATGTTTACAAAATATGTTATAGTTGTTGATCATGATATAGATGTTCATAATATATCTGAAGTTGCATTTCATGTTTTTGCAAATACAGATCCAAAACGCGATTCACTTTTTACAGAAGGACCAGCAGACATTTTAGATCATGCACCAAATAAAATTGCTATGTCTGGTAAGATGGGGCTTGATGCAACAAGGAAATTGGCCTCAGAAGGATATGAAAGACAGTGGCCTTGTGAAATGCTGATGGACAAAGCTACTAAAGAGTTGGTATCTAGAAGGTGGAAGGAGTATGGGCTATAG
- a CDS encoding phosphatase PAP2 family protein, translated as MMYFILHPISSLNHLVARLFTDQATFLISIIVFVLISLNFKNRFWQKADREISEWAKESSNNFFKTHAEDNAIFGNAIFHILFSVVLSLIFFLVKHKFSLVMSILFTLIFSWGLNRAMKLIFRRIRPENIPASTRRRLSYCFPSGHVMASIPIYFFSAILLQTLLPFLPWYLIAFVISILVVMSRIYLNHHYFSDVLAGIAAGIFCLHISIWFYFFTGLV; from the coding sequence ATGATGTATTTTATACTCCATCCAATCTCATCTTTAAATCATCTTGTTGCAAGGTTATTTACTGATCAAGCAACTTTTTTAATTTCTATAATTGTCTTTGTATTAATTTCACTAAATTTTAAAAATAGGTTTTGGCAAAAAGCTGATAGAGAAATTTCTGAATGGGCAAAAGAGTCAAGTAACAATTTTTTTAAAACACATGCTGAAGACAATGCTATTTTTGGAAATGCAATATTTCATATTTTGTTTTCAGTTGTACTTTCACTTATTTTTTTCTTAGTAAAACATAAGTTTAGTCTTGTAATGTCGATTTTATTTACACTTATTTTTTCGTGGGGTTTAAACCGTGCCATGAAGTTAATTTTCAGAAGAATAAGACCTGAAAATATTCCAGCTAGTACAAGGAGAAGGCTTAGCTATTGCTTTCCAAGTGGGCATGTTATGGCAAGTATTCCAATTTATTTTTTTAGTGCAATTCTTTTACAAACCTTGTTACCATTTTTGCCTTGGTATTTAATAGCGTTTGTGATTTCAATTCTTGTTGTGATGTCTAGAATTTACTTAAACCATCACTATTTTTCAGATGTCTTAGCAGGGATAGCTGCTGGAATCTTTTGCTTACATATTTCAATATGGTTTTATTTTTTTACCGGGCTTGTGTAG